From one Plantibacter flavus genomic stretch:
- a CDS encoding phage portal protein, which produces MATTPDEWLKRLTLKLDARQPRIALMRKYSTGDAPMPEMGKNTRASWVAFQKRARTDMGGLLCSSLSGRMVPNGVRVGETANNPAADALRRVWRDNRLPVVFADAIWNALSTSYGYLVTGVRTGDPVITSEQPEQMIIAPDPVQPWRAQAALKAWRDDEVGRDYALLWLPGTRQLYVRSSKTSNGSIRESATGPDWEPLGELEEYAGPIPVFELANKGGMSEFEPHIDVIDRINLGKLQRLVVTAMQAYKQRAMKGGLPDKDEEGNDIDWAKLFEPAPGALWDLPEGIDVWESQSTDIRPLLDGEKTDLRDFAAVTQSPIDVFIPDGQNQSATGAANVHKGEIMKAKDRIARMTAPMEGALLSALRILGLDDGSTVQVLWEPPEHVSLSEKSAAAAQAKTAGKSQRWIDQHIWGMSPDEIAEEETARAAEQLSAAVLIGAGSGNA; this is translated from the coding sequence ATGGCTACCACCCCCGACGAATGGCTGAAGCGTCTCACGTTGAAGCTTGATGCCCGTCAGCCGCGGATCGCGTTGATGAGGAAGTACTCGACCGGTGACGCACCGATGCCCGAGATGGGCAAGAACACGCGTGCGTCGTGGGTGGCGTTCCAGAAGCGCGCCCGCACCGACATGGGCGGTCTGCTGTGTTCGTCTTTGAGCGGTCGCATGGTGCCGAACGGTGTCCGTGTCGGCGAGACGGCGAACAACCCGGCAGCTGACGCCCTGCGGCGTGTGTGGCGCGACAACCGGCTCCCGGTGGTGTTCGCGGATGCGATCTGGAACGCCCTGTCGACGTCGTACGGCTACCTGGTGACCGGTGTTCGCACTGGTGACCCGGTGATCACGTCGGAGCAGCCGGAGCAGATGATCATCGCGCCCGACCCGGTTCAGCCGTGGCGGGCACAGGCGGCGTTGAAGGCGTGGCGTGACGACGAGGTTGGTCGGGACTACGCCTTGCTGTGGTTGCCGGGCACTCGTCAGCTGTACGTGCGGTCTTCGAAGACGTCGAACGGTTCCATTCGTGAGTCTGCGACAGGACCCGACTGGGAGCCCTTGGGGGAGCTCGAGGAGTACGCCGGCCCGATCCCTGTGTTCGAGCTCGCGAACAAGGGTGGCATGTCCGAGTTCGAACCACACATCGACGTCATCGACCGCATCAACCTCGGCAAGCTGCAGCGTCTCGTGGTCACTGCGATGCAGGCGTACAAGCAGCGTGCGATGAAGGGTGGCCTGCCCGACAAGGATGAAGAGGGCAACGACATCGACTGGGCGAAGCTCTTCGAGCCTGCCCCTGGTGCTCTGTGGGATCTTCCCGAGGGCATCGATGTGTGGGAGTCACAGTCCACCGACATCCGCCCCCTGCTGGACGGTGAGAAGACCGACCTTCGGGACTTCGCGGCTGTCACGCAGTCGCCGATTGACGTGTTCATCCCTGACGGGCAGAACCAGTCGGCTACGGGTGCGGCGAACGTCCACAAGGGCGAGATCATGAAGGCCAAGGACCGCATCGCACGGATGACAGCCCCCATGGAGGGCGCTCTCCTCTCGGCGTTGCGGATCCTCGGTCTCGATGACGGTTCCACGGTGCAGGTGCTGTGGGAGCCGCCGGAGCATGTGTCGCTGTCGGAGAAGTCCGCAGCTGCAGCGCAGGCGAAGACCGCCGGCAAGTCGCAGCGGTGGATCGATCAGCACATTTGGGGCATGTCCCCGGACGAGATCGCTGAGGAAGAGACCGCGAGGGCTGCTGAGCAGCTGTCAGCGGCTGTTCTGATCGGTGCTGGCAGTGGCAACGCCTGA
- a CDS encoding DUF4365 domain-containing protein, producing MPSPTEPEALLPFQQLDLNARKGRFGIVYMRAIAGQAGCGFNETPSGEDTLAIDYSLEFPEGPVRVQVKTTAAQAIDGDGEFLTFSAEDKWIEKWSRCMVPVYFVIVVVPSVSDSWLTHDLAGTQMVRTAAYWARLMPDSFEGTKTIKVPRIQRVTLETIPTWHADLLAMYDPTPEEDAA from the coding sequence ATGCCGTCGCCGACCGAGCCGGAAGCACTGCTTCCGTTTCAGCAACTCGATCTGAACGCCCGAAAGGGGCGCTTCGGAATTGTGTACATGAGAGCAATCGCTGGCCAAGCGGGTTGCGGATTCAATGAGACGCCCTCCGGTGAGGACACGCTCGCGATTGACTACAGCTTGGAGTTCCCAGAGGGACCGGTTCGCGTCCAGGTCAAGACCACAGCCGCGCAGGCGATCGACGGCGATGGCGAGTTTCTGACCTTCAGCGCTGAGGACAAGTGGATCGAGAAGTGGTCCAGATGCATGGTCCCCGTCTACTTCGTGATCGTCGTTGTTCCTAGTGTCAGCGACTCGTGGTTGACTCATGACCTGGCAGGCACTCAGATGGTTCGAACCGCCGCCTACTGGGCGCGCCTCATGCCTGACTCCTTCGAAGGCACCAAGACGATCAAAGTCCCGCGCATCCAGCGAGTAACGCTGGAGACGATTCCAACCTGGCACGCTGACCTGCTAGCGATGTACGACCCGACGCCTGAGGAGGACGCAGCGTGA